The DNA window GTTTTAATCCAGCTGGGATGAAAGAAAAGACTGCAAGACCAAGGTGGTACATGATGTTTGGGCCTGTGAAGTTTCCACCGGAGATGGCTTATCAAGATATAAAGAGCCGGCAAGTGCGGCAGAGTCCCGGAAGTTTGTTTGCGTCATTGGAGTCCCGCGAGAAGGCCATTGTGAACCGGCCGCAAGATCGGAGATGGTCCGGCTCTTGGGATTTGCTTAGGGTATTAAGCTGTAAGGGCCATGCAAGTGTAGCTGTAACGGCGTCGTTTGGCTGCCTGCAGGCGCAGCACAGTATTTGAATAGTTGACATTGTCTCTGTCATGTGTGTACCTCACGTGACTACTAATACTTTGACATAATTGTCCATGGCTGGAACTGGCTGATTGGGCTGTGAAAAGGAAGGGCAAAATGGGGTGTCTAGAAAGAGACTTCACGTAGAAGAGAAGATAGTGTACTGTGAGACCACATGGTTAATGATGATCATGATGTCTCAGATGTAATGAAGAAGGGTAGAATATTTTGTCCTCCAATTTGTGTAGGGCCATTTGAAAAAATTAATGGGGATCACGGGGTCCCAATGACGACATGAATTTGGTATTTATTTTGGGGAgtacaatttttaaatttctaacTTATTAGGGgaatttttccagctttggcaGTTTGTTATTTGGAATGTTTGTGTGTTCTTGAAGTCGgccatttgtttttttttttttttaaatctattgTGTATGGATGTAATTTGTCCTTCAAGTACAGTACTACAAAAATTATAGAGATAAACGGTCTCATCTCAATTCCAATTTGAAATGAACTCTTTCAAGTTACATGGTaagtattttttttgtttcaatcaATTTCACATGTAACAAATTagtcaaacaaacaaaaaaagaatcaactttttttttttttttttgtcgaaacgataggAATATATTGATTGGAAAAGGATTATACACAGGCGAGACTAGCTCGATGCTATACAAAGTGCATTTTGCACTAAAGATTGGGGTTAACCCATTCTTCATCAAAATAATTGCTCAAAGCTTGAGCACTAAACAAACAACTTAGATCATTCCTTCTATATTTTCCTATGCAAAAGGAGCATTTGTAAAACATCTTACTTAGCTCGCGGATGTCCTCTATTAGGGTAGCTAACCACAAGCCAACTGTTTTTGTTCCCTGTATTTGCTGCAGCAGGTCCAAATTAGGAACATCAATACATACCAGCCTCCATCCTTGTTCTGCTGCTTTGATCAGGCCCCATTTAACACCTTCAGCTTCATGTTGAACTGGGTTTGAGCTTTCTCTTTCTCTCATTTTCCATCCCATCACATCCTGCCCTCTGCAATCAGCTGCAACAATACCATATCCAATGGACTTTGATGCCTTATCCCACTTGGTTGCTATTCTTAACTGCATTCCTACTATTCTGTTGTCTGGAATGTGCCTCGCTTCTTGTTCATTCCTGTGAAGTGAAGCTGTTGTTGATTCAATACTACAGCTCCTAGTCTTTTTTGTCCCTTCATTGAACTCCATCCATGCATTCCAGGCTTTGGTGATTACTTGTACTGGCTCATGTGTTTTGTTGTTAAACTCTTTATCATTCCTGCTTTTCCAGATATGCCATAGAATATAAGCTGTGAGAGATATATGGTCTATCCCTTGATCTCTTTGAATTGCTTCAGATAATGCAGCCCACCATCTGTTGAAATTCCCAGTCAGCTCCTGGATCCCATCCCATTGTATCGGTGCAAACTTCCAGACCTCCTTAGCTTTCTTGCACTTCAGCAGAAGATGTTCCAATGTTTCTAGCTCCTCTCCACAACCTGAGCATATAGGGTCTCCTTTAGACATTCTCCTCCATATTAATTCCTTGATTGGAATTGCTTCTTTCAGGCCTTTCCATATGAAGAGCTTAACTTTGTGACTGATTTTTAGTTTCCACAGCACTCTCCACATGTCAGTCCTCCTTGTTCTATGGCTAGCCTCAACTCCTTCTCTTTCCCCTCTGCCCTCCTGTTCATTCTTAGCTTGGATTGCCTTGTAGCCAGATTGCACTGTATATTCCCCTATCTGATTTCCTATCCAGAAGATATTGTCCTCTCTTCCTGTGATGCTTATGGGAATCTTGAGAATGTTTTCAGCATCCTcctttttgaagtttttgaaaatgagattTCTGTTCCACCTATAGCCTTCTATCAAATCAGCAACTTTCTGAACTTGGCAGTCTTCTGGCTTAGTTGTGATTGGTCTTCCTAAATGTTGGTTTGGAATCCATTGATCATCCCAGATTCTAGTAGAAAGGCCATTCCCTATCCTTTTTCGAATTCCCCATTGAAACTCTTCTCTTGCACTCATAATGCTTTGCCAAAACCATGAGGCATTGTTGGGGGTTCTGGAATCCATGACACTGCAATTTGGAAAATACTTGCTTTTCAGAACTCTGCTGGATAACAGGTTTGGATTTTTGATTATTCTCCAAATCTGTTTAGCCAGCAGAGCTCTATTGAAACTTTGAATGTCCTGGAATCCCGAACCACCTCGTTTTTTCTCCCTTGTCAGCTGCTTCCAAGCTACCCAGTGCACCTTATTCTTGTTGTCTTTTTCTCCCCACCAGAAATTGGAAAGCATAGAGCTTATCTCTTTGCACATCCTGCAAGGTAGTTTGAAGCAAGACATTGTGTAATTAGGCATTGCCATTGCCACAGCTTTGATCAGAACTTCTTTCCCAACTGAGCTCAGCAGCTTGTTTTTCCAGCTTAGCATTCTTCTTTTGATGTTATCCTTTATGTAACCAAACAGTTGTCCCTTAGACCTTGAAATCACCATAGGCAGCCCTAAGTATTTCCCTTGCGATACTGGTTGAATCCCTCCTAGTTCCATGCACACTTCCTCCTTTGTTGCCACATCCACATTTTTGCTAAAAAACACACTGGACTTGTCTAAGTTAACCATCTGGCCAGATTCTTGTTCATATACCTCTAGTATCCTCTTCAGCTCCTTTGCTTCTTTAGAGTTGGCTTTGCAGAAGATCAAGGAGTCATCCGCAAAGAAAAGGTGGGTTATAGAAGGGCCATGTCTGCTTATCTTCATGCCTGCCATGCTTTTTGTCTGCGCTGCTTTCTTCAGTAGGCTAGAGAAGCCTTCTGAGCATAAGAGGAATAAATAAGGTGATAGAGGATCACCTTGCCTTAATCCTCTTTCAGGTACAATGTATTCCTTACACTCTCCATTGATGTTAAAAGAGAAGGAGACTGTATTTATGCACTTCATTATCCATGTTATCCATTTCTCACAAAATCCCATTTTTCCCATTATATCTTGCAAAAATTGCCATTCAACTCTGTCATAAGCCTTCGACATATCAAGTTTTACAGCCATAAATGCATCCTTACcgtatcttttatttttgagaTGATGCAAATACTCATGAGAGATAATGATGTTATCTAGAATGTGTCTCCCAGGGATAAAAGCAGACTGATTAATGCTAATGCAATGATGCAGAATAGGCTTGAGCCTGTTGACTAGGATTTTGGCAATAACTTTGTAAATCACATTACAGAGGCTAATGGGTCTGTATTGCTTGATGTTAGTGGGACATGGGACCTTTGGGATCAAGGAAATGATGGTatggttaatagcctttagcatATTGCCAGAATGAAAAAAACTTTTTATAGCATTTACCAGGTCTCCTTTGATTATATCCCaaaatttttgggaaaaaagggGGGACATTCGTGGGAAATTCGATTGAGAAAACTATAAGAAAGGCCATATTGGTCTAATTGTTTTAAAATTGTCTAAAATTCGTTCTGATCAACTGATCCGgaattcttttcttcttatatatatatatatatatatatataaaaggcCCTCAGATAAGAAAACAAGTAGCAGAAGAATATTTAAATAATGAGGTTGCTGTATATTGCCAGGCGCTATATGGTGATTATTGAGCCTTGACGCATTCTTACGATAAAATTATACTTCTGATTTGAGCACTAATGTTTCTGTGAGGTCCAGAAAGGCAAAGGTAATATTTGTCGAAAACCATGATTTAGAAAAGAGCTTATAGTACATCATATAAACTGACAACTACAGAAAAAACTACAAAGATGTCCCCGAAAACGGATATTAATGCTGTCTTTACATGAAAActgttgttttcttttggtCAAAGTGAGGATATGAAATGCACTTGACGGAACTAGAAGCCAAGATTTACTTAAGAGGCATTCTTATAACTTTGTAGTAAAAAATTTGAGGGACAAATTGTAATATTCACAAGGATATAAGTGAAAAATTTCTAGTGTTCTAAGGGGATAAAAGGTACTTTTTAAAATCTTGGGACGCAGAAACTAATTTCTACAAGAACATATGTATAATATTTACAGTTTCTTAAGAAATTATAGAAGAATTTCTGAAATCTTAGGGGCGCGCGGTTGCCCCTCCCCTTACATCCACCCGTGATGAAATGTGCTTACGTTGTACAGGTATatttgtgtttggatagtagattatttgagataaattttaaaacaaaCTACTGTAACAATTTTTTGATATATTGCATGTAAAATAAAAGATAGTTGAAAAACGTGTTGATGatgcaagtaaataaaactTGATAAATAATTCACTGTTACTTTGACAGTGGCCTTCATATTATTGTCTTCTTTGATCAAGTAATAATCCTGGTTTATCTCATGCAAATTGTCTAGGGCTGGTGGGGTGAGTGGTGATGGGTATAAGGGTGATGCCTTTGAACACTTTAACAGAAAAATCTCTGTTCAACACGAAAATGAATCCATTCATTTCATTGTCAATGGATCTGCATTAGCAGCCTACCTCTTCATAATTCACCATTGACGTCAGTGCTGTTATCCTATTATCTTCGTCATGAAGATAGACAGAATAAAGGTCGAAATCCCTAaaagttaattaattaaatagcaCTAGATTTAACTTATATAAACTGTTGTTTTCATTCTAAGTATTTTTCACATAATTGTGAAACGTCACACGTTTCACCACTTTCAGGAATTATGTACAGTTTATAAGAAACGTGTGGTGATCAGATAGATCGTAGGACCAAATATAAATACTACAAACAACGTGCAAGGAACATATTTTAGACCCCCGTCCTACGTTAATTGGCCAAGTTAATTAGATCCATTTGAGTAACAATTGCCTTTGACATTGTTAGACTTCATATTCTGAATTTTTATTCATGAAAATTTGGATCGAAGTTTATTTCCAAGATATTATTTGCTTCCATTAGAAACATGTTTTTCAATCAatcaatttattttttcaactaCTTTTTTATCTTGTGtgcatcacatcataaaaaatgttacagtaattacTTTACatataatctcctatccaaacaaatgtTGTCATAAGATTTTAATATCTCCAATTTTAGTGACTTAACTTTTGTATTTGGGTGAAAAGTTTGGAGTTGAGTAGCTGGGACATGTGCATAATCGCGTGCACTAGAAGTTTTTGTACCACATTAAACAGTTTGGATGCCTTGAAATTCTACAGCAAACTAATTTGATGGTGATTGGATAGCCAATCAACGAGAGAAGATACTTCTTGCGATATAATATATACGAGATAAAAcagtaattgaaaaatatattaagTGAATACGATATCTCCACAACATTCAGAAAAAGTTTTTCACAAAACTAACAATCAAAACAAGGTTACTTTGTAGCAAAgtgggaaaaaacaaaaaaattttattagtaaAAGTTTATAAAAACCAATATTCAAGAGCATTATGTTGAAAGCTAACAATAAAGTGCATGGTGTACTTTTCTCTTGCGGTTGAAACATTCATGATTTCCTTTTGCTGGCTTAACTTGCTTCAATGAGTAACCAAGCATTACGTTTTACTTCACATTGAAGCTTGTTCTCCGTTGATACTTCTCTCTTCATCTCTTTTATTGCATTACAGCTCAACTACTCTAGTAATTAATTATCATGCATCTTTATAATGACGGGACAAAGAAAAACATCGCAAGTGATAAACTAAATAGTACGCTGTATGTCAATtgtcatgaaaaaaaaaaatcaagacatTCGTTAGTATACTTCACTTATCTGCattgtttggattgtagtttTCTATCAAAACTCTTTTTTATAagtatatttttcaatcatctttttattccacatatatcaaattattatattacatttttctataaaaattctaaaaaatagAAATCCAGCGTCCATCTTTTGTGTTTTAGCTATAGTTATTAAATTCGATCCGATTTAATGGTTGAACTGATAGGCCTAGTGATCGGAGTATCAGGTCAGGCCGGGTCTCTAGTTTGATTGGATAAGGAATTGATCCGATCAAACTCGATGAAACCTATTTGACTCGCTAGTTCAATTGAGAACATCcgattttttttgaattatggGTCTttgtttttcatatatatatatatatatatatgcatatgtatATGTAGATGTATGTATGCTTTTGACAAGATTTATACATTGGAACTTCATTTAAATATGCATATGATTTTAacactttcttaatttttgtttgataactaaaatttttttaataaacatGTTTACTTTTTTATGATACAATCAATCATTTTAGCTTTCAAACTGACAATATTTGAATAGTTAGAAaactattttgttttaaaacataaataaaataatgaaaaataatgctatatttttaaaaccagtgacatatttttgttttatacttgactatattatttatttatgtaaaagtaagataaaatgaaattaaatcttccatcCATTCATTAATTGAACCAGGATCCATTGACTCAATTTCTTTGTTGGATCCCCTGTCGCACCGTATGATTTTAGCAGCCTTAGCCAGCCCACACTCTTGTACGTTAATGTTGTAGTATGACACATGGAATGCGTAGAAGGCTCAGAAGGACGTCACGCGATTTGCACGAAATGAAGGTCTGCTAACTTTAAATGTGAACAGAGAGCGTCCATTTGACGGACTTGTCAGATCAGATGGGGACAAGTCAAGGAGGTCAGTTTAATTTGGTACCGGTACTTTTGGTTTAATTCTAGTGTGGCCAAATGCAATACCACAAAAAATGAGTCAATTTTTATATACATAAATGTAAGTACCATTCAATGCTGAGACAACTGGTACAATATTTAGACTAACTTGGATGCACCACTTGACCAGTGTATATCTCCACAAACAATAAAAGAATTTAAGTAGCTGCAGATATCCTAAGAAAAGCCCAGAAACTTGGATTGCCAttggaaaaaaagaagtcaacaacttccagataaATGGCATATCTCTGATTACATAAAGAACCAAGAAtcagggaaaatcaagtcaaaGGGTGGTTCCTTGGTTtctcatcatcatcttcttcttcttccttttttcacttctcagaagaaaattttggacaCTCAAATGGCAGTAGAAACTACTACGGGAACATACACATCTTATCAAATGGACCGAGCTATGGCTCTAACATTTCAAACAGTAAAGACGAAAAATTGAAATCCTGAAAAATTAGATCAGCAGCAAAATAAATCTTCTTTAGGgtgattaaaattaaaaataaaataaaaatctttCCTAAGATGAGGGAGTACAAAGTAATCAACTGTTCAAGAATAAGTAGCAAATAGATCTCTAGATTTTCTCCCTACTACTTTGAGAAGAGTTTAATTAGCACATTCATTTGTAAGCTTGAAACCATCTTAAGAGTTATTCTATTGGCATTATGTCACCTCATAATCTTCAAGT is part of the Coffea eugenioides isolate CCC68of chromosome 6, Ceug_1.0, whole genome shotgun sequence genome and encodes:
- the LOC113773583 gene encoding uncharacterized protein LOC113773583, translating into MLKAINHTIISLIPKVPCPTNIKQYRPISLCNVIYKVIAKILVNRLKPILHHCISINQSAFIPGRHILDNIIISHEYLHHLKNKRYGKDAFMAVKLDMSKAYDRVEWQFLQDIMGKMGFCEKWITWIMKCINTVSFSFNINGECKEYIVPERGLRQGDPLSPYLFLLCSEGFSSLLKKAAQTKSMAGMKISRHGPSITHLFFADDSLIFCKANSKEAKELKRILEVYEQESGQMVNLDKSSVFFSKNVDVATKEEVCMELGGIQPVSQGKYLGLPMVISRSKGQLFGYIKDNIKRRMLSWKNKLLSSVGKEVLIKAVAMAMPNYTMSCFKLPCRMCKEISSMLSNFWWGEKDNKNKVHWVAWKQLTREKKRGGSGFQDIQSFNRALLAKQIWRIIKNPNLLSSRVLKSKYFPNCSVMDSRTPNNASWFWQSIMSAREEFQWGIRKRIGNGLSTRIWDDQWIPNQHLGRPITTKPEDCQVQKVADLIEGYRWNRNLIFKNFKKEDAENILKIPISITGREDNIFWIGNQIGEYTVQSGYKAIQAKNEQEGRGEREGVEASHRTRRTDMWRVLWKLKISHKVKLFIWKGLKEAIPIKELIWRRMSKGDPICSGCGEELETLEHLLLKCKKAKEVWKFAPIQWDGIQELTGNFNRWWAALSEAIQRDQGIDHISLTAYILWHIWKSRNDKEFNNKTHEPVQVITKAWNAWMEFNEGTKKTRSCSIESTTASLHRNEQEARHIPDNRIVGMQLRIATKWDKASKSIGYGIVAADCRGQDVMGWKMRERESSNPVQHEAEGVKWGLIKAAEQGWRLVCIDVPNLDLLQQIQGTKTVGLWLATLIEDIRELSKMFYKCSFCIGKYRRNDLSCLFSAQALSNYFDEEWVNPNL